In one Drosophila albomicans strain 15112-1751.03 chromosome X, ASM965048v2, whole genome shotgun sequence genomic region, the following are encoded:
- the LOC117563453 gene encoding GATA zinc finger domain-containing protein 12 isoform X2 — translation MSSTLVKNVKCNNEHQQQHLEMIVTSTDSLAITECATLPTTPVAAISPNLNSPLSELAPSTASTQPMTSPIIVTTVEIPDLHHNVIPDDFPKVPSIGDPTDLSTSAVVLNSSAGTTASITTNSSSPLTNRKANSNSQVQINNNNNSSSNSQNASPHKGSRYRNHNNNQDDINSIESITSFSKSQVNTDFEWIDDMVQQRTCSELMHKNKRKKSKKHLESKVSDQLDGGPSKIKEKYDSNADDDEGG, via the exons ATGTCATCGACGCTGGTGAAGAATGTGAAGTGCAACAAcgagcatcagcaacagcatctgGAAATGATTGTAACTTCCACCGATTCGCTGGCAATCACAGAATGCGCCACACTGCCAACAACTCCAGTTGCCGCCATCTCGCCAAATTTAAACAGTCCACTTTCGGAGCTGGCTCCATCGACAGCCTCAACACAGCCAATGACATCGCCAATTATTGTCACCACAGTTGAAATACCAGATTTG CATCACAATGTCATTCCCGATGACTTTCCAAAGGTGCCATCGATTGGCGATCCAACAGACTTATCGACATCGGCGGTTGTATTGAACAGCTCGGCGGGCACGACAGCATCGATAACAACAAACTCATCATCGCCGTTGACCAATCGAAAGGCGAACAGTAACAGTCAGGtacaaatcaacaacaacaacaacagcagcagcaactcacAGAATGCGTCGCCACACAAAGGCAGCAGATACAGGAACCACAATAACAATCAG gATGacatcaattcaattgaaagcaTTACCAGTTTTAGTAAGTCACAGGTGAACACAGATTTCGAATGGATCGATGATATGGTGCAGCAGCGCACGTGTAGCGAACTGATGCACAAGAACAAGCGCAAGAAATCGAAGAAGCATCTGGAGAGTAAGGTGTCCGATCAATTGGATGGAGGCCCCAGCAAGATTAAAGAGAAATATGATAgcaatgctgatgatgatgaaggtGGTTAA
- the LOC117563417 gene encoding LOW QUALITY PROTEIN: furin-like protease 2 (The sequence of the model RefSeq protein was modified relative to this genomic sequence to represent the inferred CDS: deleted 1 base in 1 codon): MLDKSIDRTEKQTVELPFFVERTCTDCDTNEKSVNLRPRAKATTKATTTLAPTSLSSTALPSVTRSSFRGGGGGGGNALKRRKCHPNAQQQKQQQQQLKLNRNIYLCKCNRMAQSCIYFVLVLAILSVRNTCAASHPQQQQQQLREGEQQQQHHLQHNNQTENGAGDNYSIYHDRNATIKYPDPILIIAETESESEASNTHNNNNNSNNIKASVKKQKNKKNSNIVEKKNKNYKKKQLQEETEEERHHLLSDSLDTFGAYRIPDEAIYTNEFAVHIPAGRSIADTIAEKYGFTNRGQIGALDDYYLFQHHRVSKRSLRSSRKHHSALKSEFEVKWLQQQHEKIRQKRDGPYSDIPTYNPSLTSSTTSSHSPRLKYRDVSPLLIFSDPLFKEQWYLNGGAKDGLDMNIVPAWQKGYTGKGVVVSILDDGIQTNHPDLAQNYDPDASFDINGNDSDPTPQDNGDNKHGTRCAGEVAAVAFNNYCGVGVAYNASIGGVRMLDGKVNDVVEAQALSLNPAHIDIYSASWGPEDDGSTVDGPGPLARRAFIYGVTSGRQGKGSIFVWASGNGGRYTDSCNCDGYTNSIFTLSISSATQAGYKPWYLEECSSTLATTYSSGTPGHDKSVATVDMDGRLRPDHICTVEHTGTSASAPLAAGICALALEANPDLTWRDMQYLVVYTSRPGPLEKESGWTLNGVKRKYSHKFGYGLMDAGAMVTLAEQWNSVPPQHICKSRENNEDRNIAGEYGYTLATHMDVNGCAGTINEVRYLEHVQCRITLRFFPRGNLRILLTSPMGTTSTLLFERPRDIVKSNFDDWPFLSVHFWGEKAEGRWTLQVINSGRRRVNQPGILSKWQLIFYGTSSQPMRLKSELLNTQLRNSPVASNPFIFSSASNIGQPANEGGNFNTDNFAGYLNYQNIFSSAGSSPEVATATLDGHSVNTSAIVLQQQQQLANVNGSGDNKLIMYSCDAECGTLGCYGRGPTQCVVCSHYRLDNTCVSRCPPRSFPNQVGICWPCHDSCETCAGAGPDSCLTCAPAHLHVTDLAVCVQNCPDGYFEDMKNRTCVPCEPNCASCQDRPEFCTSCDHHLVMHENKCYSACPLDSYETEENKCAYCHSSCATCNGATENDCITCRPSRYAWQNKCLNNCPEGHYADKKRLECLPCHEGCKSCSSNGICSECLPNWTLNKKDKCSVAGSEACTDSEFYSQSESGCKACHSSCETCNGPLATNCLSCESNRLLEQSSCVSGCQDGYFMETGVCTPCLHTCTQCKSRTNCSNCSKGLELQNGECRTTCADGYYSDRGICAKCYLSCHTCSGPRRNQCVQCPDGWQLAAGECYPKCPEGFYKSEFGCQKCHHYCKTCNGAGPLACSSCPPNFMLDGGLCMECLSTQYYDATTQTCKACHESCHSCLGPGQYSCKACVAPLHLDRVNGQCVPCCRASKKTTTEAGEQQDNDNEDEEHCCQCDADTGECRSTSTAGKRRTVVGIDSIFRTAVRDRQQQQQLPGELNGGGGGGVFVFRLDSPLTAITAIAVAICLLIITIFSIIFAVLQRNSNHTSRNSVRYRKINGRKCEASNEARFIFNVGENGDDTDSDDDNDMMDNSMDTTRRRMNNQRIVYEQQHHNRCGVVPPNGNEFYVKSTNDIDAIEFHGNSSSSRHVNNPDCSSNSNSPTTMNPPIIAATATTTTTTSSSSNNRRIVSRNNYIES; encoded by the exons ATGCTTGATAAAAGCATTGATAGAACCGAGAAGCAAACCGTCGAATTACCATTTTTTGTGGAACGAACGTGTACTGATTGCGATACCAACGAGAAGAGCGTTAACCTGCGACCAcgagcaaaagcaacaacaaaagcaacaacaacattagcacctacatcattatcatcaacaGCATTACCATCAGTAACAAGATCATCATttagaggaggaggaggaggcggtggaaatgcattgaaaagaagaaaatgccATCCAAatgcgcaacaacaaaaacaacaacaacaacaactgaaactcAATAGAAATAtctatttatgcaaatgtaatCGAATGGCACAGAgctgtatatattttgtattagttttagCAATCTTAAGTGTAAGAAATACTTGTGCTGCTTCtcatccacaacaacaacagcaacaactacgcgaaggagaacaacaacaacaacatcatttaCAACATAATAATCAAACTGAAAATGGAGCCGGCGATAATTACTCAATATATCACGATAGAAATGCAACCATAAAATACCCAGATCCAATATTGATCATCGCTGAgactgaatctgaatctgaggCTAGTAAtactcacaacaacaacaacaacagcaacaatattaAAGCCAGTGTGAAGAAGcaaaagaacaagaagaacagcaacatcgtcgagaagaagaacaagaactATAAGAAGAAGCAACTGCAAGAAGAGACTGAGGAAGAGCGACATCATCTGCTCAGCGATTCATTGGACACATTTGGCGCTTATCGCATACCCGACGAGGCCATCTACACAAATGAGTTCGCTGTCCATATACCAGCTGGCAGATCCATTGCCGATACCATAGCCGAGAAGTACGGTTTCACCAATCGCGGACAG ATCGGCGCCCTTGACGACTATTATCTGTTTCAGCATCATCGCGTGTCCAAGCGTTCGCTTCGCTCGAGTCGCAAGCATCACAGTGCCTTAAAGTCGGAGTTCGAG GTGAAGTggcttcagcagcagcatgagAAGATCAGGCAGAAGCGAGATGGCCCCTATTCAGATATACCCACCTACA ACCCATCCCTAACATCATCGACCACATCGTCCCATTCGCCGCGTCTCAAGTACCGCGATGTCTCGCCTCTGCTTATCTTCTCCGATCCGTTGTTTAAGGAACAGTGGTATTTG AATGGAGGAGCCAAGGATGGTCTGGACATGAACATCGTGCCTGCCTGGCAGAAGGGATACACTGGCAAAGGTGTCGTTGTCTCCATACTGGACGACGGCATTCAAACCAATCATCCGGATCTCGCTCAGAATTAT GATCCCGATGCTTCGTTCGATATCAACGGCAATGATTCGGATCCAACGCCACAGGATAATGGAGACAATAAACACGGAACACGTTGCGCTGGCGAAGTCGCTGCGGTTGCATTCAACAACTATTGcggtgtgggcgtggcatatAATGCCAGCATTGGCG GCGTGCGCATGCTGGATGGCAAAGTGAACGACGTGGTCGAAGCGCAGGCGCTAAGCTTGAATCCCGCTCACATTGACATCTACAGCGCCTCGTGGGGACCCGAGGATGATGGCTCGACGGTCGATGGTCCCGGACCCTTGGCTCGTCGTGCCTTCATCTACGGCGTGACCAGCGGACGTCAGGGCAAGGGTTCGATCTTTGTTTGGGCATCGGGCAACGGTGGACGCTACACGGACTCGTGCAACTGCGATGGCTACACCAACTCCATCTTTACGCTGTCCATCTCGAGTGCCACGCAAGCTGG CTACAAGCCTTGGTATCTGGAGGAGTGCTCATCGACGCTGGCCACCACTTATAGCTCGGGTACGCCGGGTCACGACAAGAGCGTCGCCACCGTCGACATGGACGGACGTCTGCGACCTGATCACATTTGCACCGTGGAACATACGGGCACTTCGGCTTCGGCACCGCTGGCGGCTGGCATTTGTGCGTTGGCGCTAGAAGCGAATCCCGATTTGACGTGGCGTGACATGCAGTACTTGGTGGTGTACACCTCGAGGCCGGGACCGTTGGAGAAAGAGAGCGGCTGGACATTGAATGGCGTGAAGCGTAAATACAGTCACAAGTTTGGCTACGGTCTGATGGATGCCGGCGCCATGGTCACTTTGGCCGAGCAATGGAATTCAGTGCCACCGCAGCACATTTGCAAGTCGCGCGAGAACAACGAGGATCGCAATATTGCCGGCGAATATGGCTACACGCTGGCCACCCACATGGATGTGAACGGTTGCGCCGGCACGATCAATGAGGTGCGCTATCTGGAGCACGTTCAGTGTCGCATCACGTTGCGCTTCTTCCCGCGCGGCAATTTGCGCATCTTGCTCACCTCGCCGATGGGCACAACGAGTACGCTTCTGTTTGAGCGACCGCGCGACATTGTCAAGTCGAATTTCGACGATTGGCCATTCCTAAGCGTGCACTTTTGGGGCGAAAAGGCCGAGGGTCGCTGGACGTTGCAGGTGATCAACAGTGGACGTCGACGGGTCAATCAACCGGGCATTCTATCCAAGTGGCAGCTCATCTTCTATGGCACATCGTCGCAACCGATGCGCCTCAAATCGGAGCTGCTAAACACTCAGCTGCGCAACAGTCCCGTTGCCAGCAATCCGTTCATCTTCTCGTCGGCCTCGAACATTGGTCAG CCCGCTAACGAGGGCGGCAACTTTAATACGGATAACTTTGCCGGGTATTTGAACTATCAGAACATCTTTAGCAGTGCCGGCTCCAGTCCAGAGGTGGCCACCGCCACTTTGGATGGTCACAGCGTCAACACTTCGGCAATTGTcctccaacagcagcagcaactagcCAATGTCAATGGCAGTGGCGATAACAAGCTCATCATGTATTCCTGCGATGCTGAGTGCGGTACACTCGGCTGCTATGGACGTGGGCCGACGCAGTGCGTCGTCTGCAGTCACTATCGACTGGACAA CACTTGCGTAAGTCGTTGTCCACCTCGCTCGTTCCCCAATCAAGTGGGCATCTGCTGGCCATGCCACGATTCCTGCGAGACCTGCGCTGGCGCTGGACCCGACAGCTGTCTCACCTGTGCACCCGCCCACCTGCATGTCACTGATCTCGCCGTCTGCGTGCAAAACTGTCCCGATGGTTACTTTGAGG ATATGAAGAATCGAACTTGTGTGCCTTGCGAGCCGAACTGTGCCTCCTGTCAGGATCGTCCCGAGTTTTGCACCAGCTGCGATCATCATCTGGTCATGCATGAGAACAAATGTTACTCGGCTTGCCCGCTCGACTCTTACGAAACGGAAGAAAACAA ATGCGCCTACTGTCACTCCTCGTGTGCCACGTGCAATGGCGCCACAGAGAACGATTGCATCACGTGCCGTCCCAGTCGCTATGCCTGGCAAAACAAATGCCTTAACAACTGCCCCGAGGGACACTATGCGGACAAGAAGCGACTGGAGTGTTTGCCTTGTCACGAGGGCTGCaagagctgcagcagcaatggcatcTGCAGCGAATGTCTGCCCAACTGGACGCTCAACAAGAAGGATAAATGCAGCGTCGCCGGCAGCGAAGCTTGCACCGATT CGGAGTTTTACAGTCAGTCGGAGAGCGGCTGCAAGGCATGCCACAGCTCGTGTGAGACGTGCAACGGTCCGTTGGCCACCAACTGTTTATCCTGCGAGTCGAATCGTTTGCTAGAGCAGAGCAGCTGTGTCAGCGGCTGTCAGGATGGCTACTTCATGGAGACGGGCGTGTGCACGCCTTGCTTGCACACTTGCACCCAATGCAAGTCGCGCACCAACTGCAGCAATTGCTCCAAGGGATTGGAACTGCAGAATGGCGAGTGTCGCACCACTTGCGCTGATGG CTATTACAGCGATCGCGGCATTTGCGCCAAGTGCTATCTGAGTTGTCACACGTGCAGCGGACCGCGACGCAATCAGTGTGTTCAGTGTCCCGATGGCTGGCAGCTGGCCGCCGGCGAATGCTATCCCAAGTGCCCCGAGGGCTTCTACAAGTCGGAGTTTGGCTGCCAGAAATGCCATCATTACTGCAAGACCTGCAATG gCGCTGGTCCGTTGGCCTGTTCGTCGTGCCCGCCCAACTTTATGCTCGATGGCGGACTGTGCATGGAATGCCTGAGCACCCAGTACTATGATGCGACCACACAGACGTGCAAAGCGTGCCACGAATCATGTCATTCGTGCCTGGGACCCGGACAATACTCTTGCAAAGCGTGCGTGGCACCTTTGCATCTGGATCGCGTGAATGGCCAATGTGTGCCCTGCTGTCGGGCCAGCAAGAAGACAACCACCGAAGCTGGCGAGCAacaggacaacgacaacgaagacGAAGAGCACTGCTGTCAATGCGATGCGGATACTG GTGAATGCCGAAGCACTTCGACGGCAGGCAAACGTCGCACTGTCGTTGGCATCGACAGCATTTTCAGGACCGCTGTCAGAgatcgacagcagcagcaacagttgccggGTGAGCTGaatggcggtggcggtggtggcgtATTTGTCTTTCGACTCGATTCCCCGTTGACAGCAATCACCGCAATTGCCGTAGCGATTTGTCTGCTCATCATCACCATCTTCTCCATCATCTTTGCCGTGCTGCAG CGCAATAGCAATCACACATCGAGAAATTCGGTGCGTTATCGCAAGATCAATGGGCGGAAGTGTGAGGCGAGCAATGAGGCCAGATTTATATTCAATGTGGGCGAGAATGGCGATGATACGGACAgcgatgatgataatgatatgATGGATAATAGCATGGATACAACGCGGAGGCGGATGAATAACCAACGCATTGTCTACGAGCAGCAACATCACAATCGTTGCGGCGTCGTCCCCCCAAATGGAAACGAATTTTATGTGAAGAGTACAAATGATATTGATGCGATCGAGTTtcatggcaacagcagcagtagtagACATGTAAATAATCCCGAttgcagtagcaacagcaacagtccCACAACAATGAATCCGCCAATAatagcagcgacagcaacaacaacaacaacaacgagtagtagcagcaacaatagaAGAATCGTTAGCcgaaataattatattgaaagCTGA
- the LOC117563453 gene encoding putative uncharacterized protein DDB_G0293878 isoform X1 translates to MASNSSKKKSSGLRMLWIPGRKSHHPKGRYSSTNKHVSYSPSQKKSEVWTLGGSRAQTELIDLPSPTESNNGASTSSLATLGATAKMSSTLVKNVKCNNEHQQQHLEMIVTSTDSLAITECATLPTTPVAAISPNLNSPLSELAPSTASTQPMTSPIIVTTVEIPDLHHNVIPDDFPKVPSIGDPTDLSTSAVVLNSSAGTTASITTNSSSPLTNRKANSNSQVQINNNNNSSSNSQNASPHKGSRYRNHNNNQDDINSIESITSFSKSQVNTDFEWIDDMVQQRTCSELMHKNKRKKSKKHLESKVSDQLDGGPSKIKEKYDSNADDDEGG, encoded by the exons ATGGCTTCGAACTCGTCGAAGAAAAAGTCGTCTGGTCTGCGAATGTTGTGGATACCGGGAAGAAAAAGCCATCATCCAAAAGGTCGATACAGTTCGACCAATAAACATGTCTCGTATTCGCCCAGCCAAAAGAAAAGCGAAGTATGGACACTGGGCGGCAGCAGGGCTCAAACTGAGCTGATTGACTT GCCATCGCCAACGGAAAGTAATAACGGTGCTTCGACCTCATCATTGGCCACATTGGGCGCCACCGCCAAAATGTCATCGACGCTGGTGAAGAATGTGAAGTGCAACAAcgagcatcagcaacagcatctgGAAATGATTGTAACTTCCACCGATTCGCTGGCAATCACAGAATGCGCCACACTGCCAACAACTCCAGTTGCCGCCATCTCGCCAAATTTAAACAGTCCACTTTCGGAGCTGGCTCCATCGACAGCCTCAACACAGCCAATGACATCGCCAATTATTGTCACCACAGTTGAAATACCAGATTTG CATCACAATGTCATTCCCGATGACTTTCCAAAGGTGCCATCGATTGGCGATCCAACAGACTTATCGACATCGGCGGTTGTATTGAACAGCTCGGCGGGCACGACAGCATCGATAACAACAAACTCATCATCGCCGTTGACCAATCGAAAGGCGAACAGTAACAGTCAGGtacaaatcaacaacaacaacaacagcagcagcaactcacAGAATGCGTCGCCACACAAAGGCAGCAGATACAGGAACCACAATAACAATCAG gATGacatcaattcaattgaaagcaTTACCAGTTTTAGTAAGTCACAGGTGAACACAGATTTCGAATGGATCGATGATATGGTGCAGCAGCGCACGTGTAGCGAACTGATGCACAAGAACAAGCGCAAGAAATCGAAGAAGCATCTGGAGAGTAAGGTGTCCGATCAATTGGATGGAGGCCCCAGCAAGATTAAAGAGAAATATGATAgcaatgctgatgatgatgaaggtGGTTAA